A window of Campylobacter cuniculorum DSM 23162 = LMG 24588 contains these coding sequences:
- the gmhA2 gene encoding D-sedoheptulose 7-phosphate isomerase: MSLNLYIKEHFTHSIEVKEKILKNENLLLLIEKVALECVKAYKQGNKTLLAGNGGSAADAQHLAGEFVSRFYFDRPGIASIALTTDTSILTAIGNDYGYEKVFARQVQAQGVKGDIFIGISTSGNSLNILEALKICKEKGIVSVGFTGESGGKMAELCDYCIKVPSKETPRIQESHILIGHILCAIVEETLFGKGF, from the coding sequence TTGAGTTTAAATTTATACATTAAAGAGCATTTTACACATTCTATCGAGGTTAAGGAGAAAATTCTAAAAAATGAAAATTTACTTCTGCTTATAGAAAAAGTAGCATTAGAATGCGTTAAAGCCTATAAACAAGGCAATAAAACTTTGCTTGCAGGTAATGGAGGCTCTGCAGCAGACGCACAGCATCTTGCAGGAGAATTTGTCAGCCGTTTTTATTTTGACAGACCGGGTATTGCTAGCATTGCTTTAACCACAGATACGAGCATACTTACAGCGATTGGAAATGACTATGGTTATGAGAAAGTTTTTGCAAGACAAGTGCAAGCTCAAGGCGTTAAAGGCGATATTTTTATCGGAATTTCAACAAGTGGTAATAGCCTTAATATTCTTGAAGCTCTAAAAATTTGCAAAGAAAAAGGCATTGTATCTGTAGGTTTTACAGGAGAAAGCGGTGGAAAGATGGCAGAGCTTTGTGATTATTGTATCAAGGTGCCTTCTAAAGAAACGCCTAGAATACAAGAATCTCACATACTCATAGGGCATATTCTTTGTGCGATTGTAGAAGAAACTCTCTTTGGTAAAGGTTTTTAG
- the hddA gene encoding D-glycero-D-manno-heptose 7-phosphate kinase — translation MKIVRSQTPLRLGLAGGGTDINLYSDKYIGFVLNATINLYIYCTLKPRNDDKIIFDSPDTNQYAIYESKMHLENDGILDIFKAVYNRIVKDFTHKSLSFSLHTYSDVPSGSGLGGSSTLVVGVIKAFVEWLNLPLGEYEIARLAYEIEREDLGIIGGAQDQYAATFGGFNFMEFYKDKRVIVNPLRIKNYIISELENRMVLYFTSISREAKDVEEHKKGKLGNSKSLKAMHSIKQDAVDMKEALFKADFNALARILSKSWHSKKIISEIVSNDECDKIYNLAIENGAYGGKVSGAGAGGFMFFLVDPIKKYKLIELLNLEKGYVQNFSFTKEGAKSWRI, via the coding sequence ATGAAAATCGTGCGTTCTCAAACTCCTTTGCGATTAGGACTCGCAGGAGGTGGGACAGATATTAATTTATATAGTGATAAATACATAGGTTTTGTATTGAATGCAACCATTAATCTTTATATTTATTGCACTTTAAAACCAAGAAATGATGATAAAATTATCTTTGATTCTCCCGATACAAATCAATATGCCATATATGAAAGCAAAATGCATTTAGAAAATGATGGAATTTTGGATATTTTTAAAGCGGTTTATAATCGTATCGTTAAAGATTTTACACATAAATCCTTAAGTTTTTCTTTGCATACATATTCTGATGTTCCAAGTGGAAGCGGTCTAGGAGGCAGCTCAACTTTAGTTGTAGGCGTGATAAAAGCCTTTGTAGAGTGGCTGAATTTACCTCTTGGCGAATATGAGATTGCAAGACTTGCTTATGAAATTGAAAGAGAAGACTTAGGCATTATCGGCGGAGCACAAGATCAATACGCTGCAACCTTTGGTGGATTTAATTTTATGGAATTTTATAAAGATAAAAGGGTTATTGTAAATCCTTTACGCATTAAAAATTATATTATTAGTGAGCTTGAAAATAGAATGGTATTGTATTTTACGAGCATAAGTCGCGAGGCGAAAGATGTTGAAGAGCATAAAAAAGGAAAATTAGGAAATAGCAAGAGTCTTAAGGCTATGCATAGCATTAAACAAGATGCTGTGGATATGAAAGAAGCTTTATTTAAAGCAGATTTTAATGCCTTAGCAAGAATTCTTTCTAAATCTTGGCATTCTAAGAAGATTATTTCTGAAATTGTCAGCAACGATGAATGTGATAAAATTTACAATCTTGCCATAGAAAACGGAGCGTATGGAGGCAAGGTAAGTGGTGCAGGGGCAGGGGGTTTTATGTTTTTTTTAGTTGATCCGATTAAAAAATATAAACTTATAGAGCTTTTAAATTTAGAAAAGGGCTATGTGCAGAATTTTTCATTTACTAAAGAAGGAGCAAAATCGTGGAGAATATGA
- a CDS encoding class I SAM-dependent methyltransferase translates to MNQKCPLCDKKLRSKRVFYKDKVFASGDIFNFEAKRKLGHKDYARGDCTMDLHQCLACGFIFNKSFNLAKMKEVYTSKEYYQQKNFTSFLSKNILKIKDKIKSLASKDDVFLEIAPGHCDLLRALAEEFKFVYSVDPSPTALNSLKLQNTLHIQDFFDAKSIKSYLKHKIDFVIFRHLLEHIENPRNFLKNVVDFLDYGGKIYIEVPNVLEIFEHKKFYEFFHDHFGFFEENVLINTLEDLGCEFIDRYFSYEEQHMGLFFEKKKEVTKRDLPLIFFNDETYFDASIKEMNAHLLNYENIAIYGGGGFMLIQY, encoded by the coding sequence ATGAATCAAAAATGTCCTTTATGTGATAAAAAATTGAGGTCAAAAAGAGTTTTTTATAAAGATAAAGTTTTTGCAAGTGGAGATATTTTCAATTTTGAGGCTAAAAGAAAACTAGGGCATAAAGACTATGCAAGAGGTGATTGCACGATGGATTTACATCAATGCTTAGCATGTGGATTCATTTTTAATAAAAGCTTTAATCTTGCTAAAATGAAAGAAGTTTATACAAGTAAAGAATATTATCAGCAAAAGAATTTCACTTCTTTTTTAAGCAAAAATATTCTTAAAATTAAAGATAAAATCAAAAGTCTCGCTTCAAAAGATGATGTATTCTTAGAGATAGCACCCGGACATTGTGATTTACTCCGTGCTTTAGCTGAAGAATTTAAATTTGTCTATAGTGTTGATCCTTCTCCAACTGCTTTGAATTCTTTGAAATTGCAAAACACTTTGCATATTCAAGATTTTTTTGATGCAAAAAGTATCAAATCCTATCTTAAGCATAAGATTGATTTTGTTATTTTTAGGCATTTGTTAGAGCATATTGAAAATCCGAGAAATTTTTTGAAAAATGTGGTTGATTTTTTGGATTATGGAGGAAAAATTTATATTGAAGTGCCAAATGTTTTAGAAATTTTTGAACATAAAAAATTCTATGAGTTTTTCCATGATCATTTTGGGTTTTTTGAAGAAAATGTCCTCATTAATACCCTTGAAGACTTAGGTTGTGAATTTATCGACAGATATTTTTCGTATGAAGAGCAGCATATGGGTCTTTTCTTTGAAAAGAAAAAAGAAGTAACAAAGCGGGATTTGCCTTTAATTTTCTTTAACGATGAAACCTATTTTGACGCGAGTATCAAAGAGATGAATGCCCACCTTTTAAACTATGAAAACATAGCTATTTATGGGGGGGGGGGATTCATGCTAATACAATATTGA